The Blastopirellula marina nucleotide sequence GTTCTGGAAAGCGATGCTGAGATCAGCGAAGCGATCGACTTTGCCGACTACTATAGTCGCTCACTGAACACAGATGGCTGGAACGACGGGACAACCTCGTCGCCAGCTGGCGTGGTGGTTGTCACGCCTCCGTGGAATTTCCCCTATGCGATTCCCGCTGGCGGTTGCCTGGCGGCTTTGATGGCAGGCAATAGCGTTATTTTGAAGCCGGCCCCTGAGACCGTCCTGACGGCGTGGCACCTGGCTTGTCAGTTGTGGGAAGCAGGCGTCCCTCGTGAAGTCCTTCAGTTCCTGCCACTGGTCGACGGCGACGACGGCAAGGCCCTGCTGAGCGATCCTCGCACATCGATAGTCGTCTTGACTGGTGCCTACTCGACCGCTCAGTTGTTCCAGTCGTGGCGACCGGACCTGCGGCTGTATGCCGAGACGAGCGGCAAGAACAGCATGATCATCTCGTCGGCGGCCGATCTCGATCTGGCAATCAAAGACCTGGTACGAAGTTCCTTCGGCCATGCGGGGCAGAAGTGTTCGGCGGCGAGCCTGGCGATTGTGCTGCGAGATGTTTACGAAAGCGATCAGTTCCGCAATCAGCTTCGTGATGCGGCTGCCAGCTTGCACGTCGCACCGGCGTGGGACCTGTCGGCGGATGTCACGCCCATCATCCGACCTCCGCATGCCGAACTGAAACGCGGACTGACGCAGCTAGACGCCGGTGAGTCCTGGCTGCTGGAGCCCAAGATGATGGATGACAATCCATGTCTATGGAGCCCAGGCATTCGACTGGGGGTGAAGCCTGGTAGTTGGTATCACCGTACCGAGTGTTTCGGCCCGGTGCTGGGGATCATCTGCGTCGATTCGTTTGAAGAAGCGATTCGTATTCAAAACGACAACGAGTTCGGCCTGACCGGTGGTCTCTATTCGCTGGATGTCGACGAAATCGACGCATGGCGCGAGAGGGTCGAGGTCGGCAACGCGTACATCAACCGCACGACGACTGGAGCGATCGTCCAGCGGCAACCCTTTGGTGGCTGGAAGCACTCGGCCGTCGGCCCCGGTGCGAAAGCTGGCGGTCCGAACTACGTGGCCGCGTTCCGCGATTGGACCGAGACCGCCCTGCCCCAAGCGACGCAGCCGCTTTCGCCAGAACTGAAGGAACTGGTAGCCAAGCTTGAGAATGGGCTCAAGTCGGAAGAAGAGCGACTTGAGCTACAAGCCGCGGCGGCCAGCTATGCCCACTGGTGGCAAAACTACTTTTCGCTTGAGCACGATCCGTCGGCTTTGCATGGCGAGACGAATCATTTCCGCTATCGTCCATTGCCGGCGTATGTCATTCGCGCCTTGGGAGAGAACGTAAAGATCGTCGACTTGGCCAAGAGTTTTCTCCTCTGTCACATTGCTGGAATCGCGTGGGAGTTGAGCACCGATGGCGAAAACGATTGGTTCCACTCGCTGCCTTCGGTGATGATGCAGCACGGACATATCGAATCGCAACGGGAATTCGTAAACAGAAACCGTGCAGCTAAGCCAGGAAGCCTGCGAATGGTCGGCACGTTCGATCCTCGCTGGGCCGAACCACTGAAGCAGCACGGCTGTCGGGTGCTCGATTCCAATTGCTTTACGAACGGGCGGCTCGAATGGCTGGGTTATCTGCGCGAACAATCGGTGACCGAAATCGTTCACCGACACGGCAACACGACGTCGCGGCAGCCGCAACCGCGATAAGGTGGATTGATAGAACGCGTACCGAATCGATGGTATGATGGCAGCTCTGGAAATTCCCTCTGCCATCCCCCATCGAATCGCGTTCTTATGTTACCCCTGCGGATTCTCGTGCTGATTGCTCTCTGCTCGCTTGCCACGGTCGCTAGTGCTGCAGAACGCCCTAACATTGTTTGGATCATTGCCGATGACCTTAGTCCCGAGCTGGGGTGTTACGGCTACGAAGGGGTAGCGACCCCCAACATCGACCGGCTGGCGAATGAAGGGTATCGCTATACGGCGGCGTTTTCCACAGCGCCGGTCTGCTCGTCGTCGCGATCGGCGTTTATTACCGGCGTCTATCAAACGGCGACCGGAACGCATCATCATCGCACGGAGGTCAAGAAGCCGCTCCCCAGTCCGGTCGTTCCCATTCTCACGCTACTGCGAGATGCCGGTTACTACCTCAGTAACAGCAACAACAAGCTGACGCGTCCCGGCAAGACCGACTATAACTTCACCGCCGAGGATAAGTTGTTCGATGGGGTCGATTGGTCGCAACGAGAGAAGGGGCAACCTTTCTTCGCCCAGATTCAAATCCACGAACCACATCGACCTTTCGTGCAGGCCAAAGACATTACCCGGGCCGACCACGTCTCGATTCCTACCTATTACCCCGAACACCCAGTTATCCGTGCGGATTGGGCGAATTACCTCGCCAGTATCGAAGTGCTTGACGGGCATGTGGGTGCCGTGCTCAAGCGGCTTGAAGAAGAAAGGGAACTCGACAACACAGTTATCTTCTTCTTCGGCGATCACGGCCGGCCCCACTACCGTGGCAAGCAGTGGCTGTACGACGGGGGCATTCGCGTTCCGCTACTGGTGCGCTGGCCGGGACACACTCGGCCAGGCATCGTTAAGCCAGATATGGTCAGCCTTATCGATGTCAGCGCCGCCACCATCGCGGCTGCGGGCATTGAAA carries:
- a CDS encoding sulfatase, yielding MLPLRILVLIALCSLATVASAAERPNIVWIIADDLSPELGCYGYEGVATPNIDRLANEGYRYTAAFSTAPVCSSSRSAFITGVYQTATGTHHHRTEVKKPLPSPVVPILTLLRDAGYYLSNSNNKLTRPGKTDYNFTAEDKLFDGVDWSQREKGQPFFAQIQIHEPHRPFVQAKDITRADHVSIPTYYPEHPVIRADWANYLASIEVLDGHVGAVLKRLEEERELDNTVIFFFGDHGRPHYRGKQWLYDGGIRVPLLVRWPGHTRPGIVKPDMVSLIDVSAATIAAAGIEIPAWMNGRNFLSAGYKGRDMIFAARDRCGDAVDRIRCVRTDSFKYIRNDFPELPYSQTSSYKDLQYPGMTVARALKQQGKLNGPAEAFWEESRPSEELYDLNADPDETHNVAGDPKYEKVLTDLRSNLDQWIADTNDQGYKPEPKLEETLKASQKWSSKAYQQRGFTRDVDPEVYLEWWEKELGLK